GCACAGGTAGAAAGGTGAGGATAAACTGAAAGGCAATAAAATGATAAGAGAGATAGAACATCTCCTGCCGCAGATAAGGAATCTTGTTACAAAAATCTACGGCGATCGTCTTGTGGACATTATTCTTTATGGCTCTTTTGCTAGAAATAATGCGACAAAGGAATCCGATATAGATATTGCTGTGGTGCTCAAAGGCAGGGTAGATAAGTCAAGAGAAATAGACAAGATATACGATATACTCTATGACTTAATGCTGGAAACGGGCGAATTGATCTCAATATATCCTTTGTCTGATGAAGAGATTAGAAATTCGACCTGGCCATTGTATCACTACATCAAAACAGAAGGGATAAAGATATGAAAGAGATAGAAACTTTAATCCAGAGGGCTGAAAGGGCAATAAAAAGTGCGGAACTTTTACTGAAAGAAGGAGATGTTGATACTTCAGTCTCCCGCTCTTACTATGCCATGTTTTATGTAACAGAGGCATTGCTCTTAACCAAGGAGTTGAAGTTCTCCTCTCATAGGAGCGTTATCTCACTTTTTGGCGAGCATTTTGTAAAGACAGGTATCTTTAAGCCAAAAATGGGCAAGAGATTGAGCAAGACTTTTGAAAAGCGGTTAATAGGTGATTACAGTTTTGCTCCTGAGATAGATGATGAAGCCGCAAAAGAAGCTCTATGCTGGGCAAAGGAATTTGTTAGAGAGATAAGAGACTATCTGATAAGGGAAGGATATACAAAATGAAACCAACCGAACTTTTACATCCAGACCAAAGACGCCCAAGCAAGGCATATTTAGTTAATGAACTTCGTAAGGCAGTAATTACCTGGCGAGAAGACGGCTATCCCAATACGACAGACACCACCCGCCGTTTGTTGCAATTTTGGTTTAATGAAGACCATATTGTAGATGGTGAGCCTTTCGATTTCTGGTTCTGTCAAAGAGAAGCGATTGAAACGCTGATTTATGTTTATGAAGCAATGGAAAAGCGCAACTTCATAGACATGGCAAGGGATTTTGGCGCTGGTCCCATTCAAGGTTATGACCCCTCTTACGACCAATACCCTCTTTATGCTTTCAAGATGGCGACAGGTTCGGGTAAAACCTTTGTGATGGCGTTAGCGACAGTTTGGTCTTACTTTCATCATAAGAGAGAAAACAAAGACGATTATACCTCAAAGTTTCTGGTTATCGCTGGTGAGAAAAATGTCATCTATGACAGACTCATAAGAGACTTCAAGGATGGAAAAATATTCAGAGAATTGCCGCTTGTTCCACCTGAATGGCAGGAGGATTTTGACCTGAAGGTGATCCTTAAGAAGGACCCAATTCATGTTATTCCCGAGGGGGTGCTATTCTTAACCAATATTCAGCAGTTAGAACAAAGGCAGAGCAAAAAGAAAGAAGTAGAAGAGTATGTAGATAAAGTTATGGAATTGCCAGAGGTATATAATGTTTCTGATATCTATCAGGAGAACAGAATAAGAGAGGTTTTGACATCTTGTTCCAATATAATGATTTTGAAAGATGAAGCCCATCACATCTACAGTTTTGAAAAGGCGTGGAAAAAGATACTGTTAGGTCTTAACAAAAATCTTGCTTCTCAATATGGCAAAGGCATAAATATGGAACTCGATTTCTCGGCTACGCCTAAAACCGAAACCGGGGCTTTATTCCCATGGATTATTGTGGATTTCTCTCTTAAAGAAGCAATTGAAATGAACATTGTTAAATTGCCTTTAAAAGGTATGGTAAAAAATGCCGAGGAGATTGCCTCAACGAAAGCGGTTGAGAGATATAGAGCATGGATTGATGCTGGGATAAGAAGATGGCGAGAATACAAAGATACGCTAAAGCCATTATCAAAGAAACCCGTGTTGTTCTTCCAATGCCCTGAGAACAAGGAGGCAGACGAAATATTTGGTTATGTGAACTCTGCTGTTCCAGACCTTAAGGATAAAGTATTACTAATACATACAGACAGTACTGGAGAGGTAAAAAAAGCAGACTTGCCCAAGGCAAGAGAGTTTGCAAAGACTATTGATGACTCTGACCATGAAAAAAATCCCTACGAGGCAATAGTAAGTACATTGATGTTAAACGAGGGATGGGATGTGAGAAATGTAAATGTGATTGTGGGATTGAGGTCTTATACTTCAAAAAGAAAGGTGCTCCCGGAACAGGTTATTGGAAGAGGCTTAAGGAAAATGTTTCCAGAGGAGGATGCAAATATAGACAAATCCGTAAATGTGCTCGAAGTCATTGGGCCTCCAGGACTGATAGATATTCTTGAGGAATTAGAAAACCAGGAAGGGATAAAGTTTGCCGAATTTGACACCGGGAAGTCGCTTAATTTAACCACAATATTCGTCGATGAGAATAAATTGAATAAGGATATTGAAATACCAATCTTGAGTCCAAGGATTCTCATAAGAGAATTTTATTTAGGCGAAGCAGAGATCGATAATTTGCCTTCTTTGGCTGTTCCTTTAGAGAATAAAGTCTTAGAGATGGAATATGTGGCGATAGACATGCTCAAGGGGATGGAAGTTATAAAGAGAAAATGGGATTTACCTGTACCTAAGGATTCTAAAAGCGTAATTGCCTATTATACGGACCAGATACTTAAGCAACTGAAAATTGGCGGTGCTTTTGCCAGTTTTTATCCGGTTGTAAAAAGATACGTTGAGGGAAAATTGTTTACTGAGAAAGTTGACCTTGAAGACCCCAGAGTTCTTTACAAATTGAGTTCTCCTGATGTTCAGGAACGATTGATCAACTTGTTTGTAAATGCATTCAGAGATATGACTTTCACTGAAAGAGAGCCTGAAAAGAGGGATACCATAAAGCTCTCGGATACGAGACCTTTTGTATGGTCAAAATTGGTTTATCCTGCCAATAGATGCATTTTTAACTATGTGCCATGTGATAACGATTTTGAGGTAGATTTTGCCAAATTTTTAGATGGAGCTGAGGATGTAGAGGCTTTCAGTAAAATCGTTTCCAAAATAGGGTTCTTTGTAGAGTATAAAGATTCAAAGGATAACCTTAGATTATATTACCCCGACTTTGTAGTGACAATTGACGAGAGCGAACGATTAATTATTGAGACAAAAGGTAGGGAAGATGTTGATGTTTGGCATAAGGACAAAAGGATAAAAAAATGGTGC
This is a stretch of genomic DNA from Deltaproteobacteria bacterium. It encodes these proteins:
- a CDS encoding nucleotidyltransferase domain-containing protein; this translates as MIREIEHLLPQIRNLVTKIYGDRLVDIILYGSFARNNATKESDIDIAVVLKGRVDKSREIDKIYDILYDLMLETGELISIYPLSDEEIRNSTWPLYHYIKTEGIKI
- a CDS encoding HEPN domain-containing protein; protein product: MKEIETLIQRAERAIKSAELLLKEGDVDTSVSRSYYAMFYVTEALLLTKELKFSSHRSVISLFGEHFVKTGIFKPKMGKRLSKTFEKRLIGDYSFAPEIDDEAAKEALCWAKEFVREIRDYLIREGYTK
- a CDS encoding DEAD/DEAH box helicase family protein, which produces MKPTELLHPDQRRPSKAYLVNELRKAVITWREDGYPNTTDTTRRLLQFWFNEDHIVDGEPFDFWFCQREAIETLIYVYEAMEKRNFIDMARDFGAGPIQGYDPSYDQYPLYAFKMATGSGKTFVMALATVWSYFHHKRENKDDYTSKFLVIAGEKNVIYDRLIRDFKDGKIFRELPLVPPEWQEDFDLKVILKKDPIHVIPEGVLFLTNIQQLEQRQSKKKEVEEYVDKVMELPEVYNVSDIYQENRIREVLTSCSNIMILKDEAHHIYSFEKAWKKILLGLNKNLASQYGKGINMELDFSATPKTETGALFPWIIVDFSLKEAIEMNIVKLPLKGMVKNAEEIASTKAVERYRAWIDAGIRRWREYKDTLKPLSKKPVLFFQCPENKEADEIFGYVNSAVPDLKDKVLLIHTDSTGEVKKADLPKAREFAKTIDDSDHEKNPYEAIVSTLMLNEGWDVRNVNVIVGLRSYTSKRKVLPEQVIGRGLRKMFPEEDANIDKSVNVLEVIGPPGLIDILEELENQEGIKFAEFDTGKSLNLTTIFVDENKLNKDIEIPILSPRILIREFYLGEAEIDNLPSLAVPLENKVLEMEYVAIDMLKGMEVIKRKWDLPVPKDSKSVIAYYTDQILKQLKIGGAFASFYPVVKRYVEGKLFTEKVDLEDPRVLYKLSSPDVQERLINLFVNAFRDMTFTEREPEKRDTIKLSDTRPFVWSKLVYPANRCIFNYVPCDNDFEVDFAKFLDGAEDVEAFSKIVSKIGFFVEYKDSKDNLRLYYPDFVVTIDESERLIIETKGREDVDVWHKDKRIKKWCKDATGLSGRKWSFIRVDQEEFEKYRFKSIKELSSALEG